One window of the Ideonella sp. WA131b genome contains the following:
- a CDS encoding branched-chain amino acid ABC transporter substrate-binding protein encodes MNLKLVAASAMTVALLAACGKKEDATPAPAATPAAAPAPAATTIKIGHVAPTSGAIAHLGKDNENGARMAIDELNAKGLTIQGVKVSFELLAEDDAADPKQGTAVAQKLADAKVHGVIGHLNSGTTIPASKIYSDAGIPQISPSATNPKYTRQGYATAFRVVADDVHLGGTLGKYAVTELKGKSIAVIDDRTAYGQGVADEFEKGVAAAGGSVVGREFTSDKATDFTGILTSLKAKKPDVVFFGGMDAVAGPMMRQMKQLGINAKFMGGDGICSGELPKLAAGAMRDGQVVCAEAGGIDEAGKPAMEKFEADFKAKFNADVQIYAPYVYDAVMTMVSAMQKADSADPKKYLPALKAIEYQGVTGKIAFDEKGDIKNGALTLYTYKGGKKESLGIVR; translated from the coding sequence ATGAATCTCAAGCTTGTCGCCGCCTCGGCGATGACCGTCGCGCTGCTTGCCGCTTGCGGCAAAAAGGAAGATGCGACGCCTGCGCCGGCCGCCACCCCCGCTGCCGCGCCCGCACCGGCGGCCACCACCATCAAGATCGGCCATGTCGCTCCCACCAGCGGCGCCATCGCGCACCTGGGCAAGGACAACGAGAACGGCGCCCGCATGGCGATCGACGAGCTCAATGCCAAGGGGTTGACGATCCAGGGCGTGAAGGTCAGCTTCGAGCTGTTGGCCGAAGATGATGCCGCCGACCCGAAGCAGGGGACGGCCGTGGCGCAGAAGCTGGCCGATGCCAAGGTCCACGGCGTCATTGGGCACCTGAACAGCGGCACCACGATCCCGGCTTCCAAGATCTACAGCGACGCCGGCATTCCGCAGATCAGCCCCTCCGCCACCAACCCCAAGTACACCCGCCAGGGCTACGCCACGGCGTTTCGCGTGGTGGCTGACGACGTGCACCTCGGCGGCACGCTGGGCAAGTACGCCGTCACCGAACTCAAGGGCAAGAGCATCGCCGTCATCGATGACCGCACGGCCTACGGCCAGGGTGTCGCCGACGAGTTCGAGAAGGGCGTCGCTGCCGCGGGTGGCAGCGTGGTGGGCCGTGAGTTCACCAGCGACAAGGCCACCGATTTCACCGGCATTCTGACCAGCCTCAAGGCCAAGAAGCCCGACGTCGTGTTTTTCGGTGGCATGGACGCCGTGGCCGGCCCGATGATGCGCCAGATGAAGCAGCTGGGCATCAACGCCAAGTTCATGGGCGGTGACGGCATCTGCTCGGGCGAGCTGCCCAAGCTGGCGGCTGGCGCCATGCGCGACGGCCAGGTCGTGTGCGCCGAAGCCGGTGGCATCGACGAGGCCGGCAAGCCCGCGATGGAGAAGTTCGAGGCTGACTTCAAGGCCAAGTTCAACGCCGACGTGCAGATCTACGCGCCGTACGTGTACGACGCCGTGATGACCATGGTTTCCGCGATGCAGAAGGCCGACTCGGCCGACCCCAAGAAGTATCTGCCGGCGCTGAAGGCCATCGAGTACCAGGGCGTGACGGGCAAGATCGCTTTCGATGAGAAGGGCGACATCAAGAACGGCGCCCTGACGCTCTACACCTACAAGGGTGGCAAGAAGGAGTCGCTGGGCATCGTGCGCTGA
- a CDS encoding DNA translocase FtsK 4TM domain-containing protein: MSFPLGSLQGDLGHDDGDAPESGVALPWRRKVALTLGGLAWLLFLLAMATRHAGDAAFSTSGSGEPVSNAVGLVGARAADLALFLFGWSAWWLVPVGLRAWLWALARSLRRQPRPPGPGHLRVLAGMLLLLAASCALEWTRLYRFELALPGHAGGVLGWWLGPLSMQWLGFAGSGVLWIVALLGGASLALRFSWLAVMESLGAWVDHLRERRAENRERAEDLRLGELAARERELGVVEERDAIDEHPPLVVTPPAAPPVPSARVAKERQQPLFAELTDTRLPQVDLLDVAGNRQETVTPESLEMTSRLIEKKLKDFGVEVRVVAASPGPVITRYEIEPATGVKGAQIVNLAKDLARSLSLVSIRVVEVIPGKNYMALELPNARRQTIRLSEILGSEVYNASASMLTMGLGKDIVGHPVVADLAKMPHCLVAGTTGSGKSVGINAMILSLLYKAEARDVRLILIDPKMLEMSVYEGIPHLLAPVVTDMKQAANALNWCVGEMERRYKLMSKLGVRNLAGYNKKIAEAAERGEKLGNPFSLTPDEPEPLERLPHVVVVIDELADLMMVVGKKIEELIARLAQKARAAGIHLILATQRPSVDVITGLIKANIPTRMSFQVSSKIDSRTILDQMGAEALLGMGDMLYMASGTGLPVRVHGAFVSDDEVHRVVDYLKQQGEPNYVEGILEGGVLDGEGDAAQGGGGAATGGGEGDSMYDQAVAVVLQHKRASISLVQRHLRIGYNRAARLLEQMEQAGLVSPMGHNGNRDILVPKRDE, encoded by the coding sequence ATGAGCTTTCCACTCGGCTCGCTTCAGGGCGACCTCGGGCACGACGACGGTGACGCGCCGGAATCCGGCGTGGCGCTGCCCTGGCGTCGCAAGGTCGCGTTGACGCTTGGTGGCCTGGCGTGGCTGTTGTTCTTGTTGGCGATGGCAACCCGCCATGCTGGCGACGCGGCGTTCTCCACCTCTGGCAGCGGCGAGCCGGTGAGCAACGCGGTCGGCCTCGTGGGTGCGAGGGCAGCCGACCTGGCGCTGTTCCTTTTCGGCTGGTCGGCCTGGTGGTTGGTGCCGGTGGGTTTGCGTGCCTGGCTGTGGGCGCTGGCGCGCAGTCTGCGCAGGCAGCCGAGGCCGCCCGGACCCGGGCACCTGCGGGTGCTGGCGGGCATGCTGCTGTTGCTGGCGGCCAGCTGCGCGCTGGAGTGGACCCGCTTGTACCGCTTCGAGCTTGCTCTTCCGGGGCATGCCGGCGGCGTGCTGGGCTGGTGGCTGGGCCCGCTGTCGATGCAGTGGCTCGGCTTCGCCGGTTCGGGCGTGCTGTGGATCGTGGCGCTGTTGGGTGGAGCCTCGCTGGCCCTGCGTTTCTCGTGGCTGGCGGTGATGGAGTCGCTGGGCGCTTGGGTCGATCACCTTCGCGAGCGAAGGGCCGAGAATCGCGAGCGCGCAGAGGACCTGCGCCTGGGCGAGCTCGCGGCGCGCGAGCGCGAGCTCGGCGTCGTCGAGGAACGCGATGCGATCGACGAACACCCGCCGCTGGTCGTCACGCCGCCGGCTGCGCCGCCGGTGCCCTCGGCCCGCGTGGCCAAGGAACGCCAGCAGCCGCTCTTCGCCGAACTCACCGACACCAGGCTGCCGCAAGTGGACCTGCTCGACGTGGCGGGCAACCGCCAGGAGACCGTCACGCCCGAGTCGCTGGAGATGACCAGCCGGCTCATCGAGAAGAAGCTCAAGGACTTTGGTGTCGAGGTGCGCGTGGTGGCGGCCAGCCCCGGCCCGGTCATCACGCGCTACGAGATCGAGCCTGCCACGGGTGTGAAGGGCGCGCAGATCGTCAACCTTGCCAAGGACCTGGCGCGCAGCCTGAGCCTGGTGAGCATCCGCGTCGTCGAGGTCATCCCGGGCAAGAACTACATGGCGCTGGAGCTGCCCAACGCGCGCCGGCAGACCATCCGACTCTCGGAGATCCTGGGCAGCGAGGTCTACAACGCCAGCGCCTCGATGCTGACCATGGGCCTGGGCAAGGACATCGTCGGCCACCCGGTGGTGGCGGACCTGGCGAAGATGCCGCATTGCCTGGTGGCAGGCACCACGGGATCGGGCAAGTCGGTCGGCATCAACGCGATGATCCTGAGCCTGCTCTACAAGGCCGAGGCTCGCGACGTGCGCTTGATCCTCATCGACCCCAAGATGCTCGAGATGAGCGTCTATGAGGGCATCCCGCACCTGCTGGCCCCGGTGGTGACGGACATGAAGCAGGCCGCCAACGCGCTGAACTGGTGCGTGGGCGAGATGGAGCGCCGCTACAAGCTGATGAGCAAGCTGGGCGTGCGCAACCTTGCCGGCTACAACAAGAAGATCGCCGAGGCCGCCGAGCGCGGTGAGAAGCTCGGCAACCCGTTCAGTCTGACGCCCGACGAACCTGAGCCCTTGGAGCGCCTGCCGCACGTGGTGGTGGTGATCGACGAGTTGGCCGATCTGATGATGGTGGTCGGCAAGAAGATCGAGGAGCTGATCGCGCGGCTGGCGCAGAAGGCACGTGCCGCCGGCATCCACCTGATCCTGGCAACCCAGCGGCCGAGCGTGGACGTGATCACGGGCCTCATCAAGGCCAACATCCCCACGCGCATGAGCTTTCAGGTCAGCAGCAAGATCGACAGCCGGACGATCCTGGACCAGATGGGCGCGGAGGCGCTGCTGGGCATGGGCGACATGCTCTACATGGCCAGCGGCACCGGGCTGCCGGTGCGCGTGCACGGCGCCTTCGTGTCCGACGACGAAGTGCACCGCGTGGTGGACTACCTCAAGCAGCAGGGCGAGCCCAACTACGTGGAGGGCATCCTCGAAGGCGGCGTGCTCGACGGCGAAGGCGACGCGGCCCAGGGCGGCGGCGGAGCGGCCACGGGCGGCGGCGAAGGCGACTCGATGTACGACCAGGCCGTGGCCGTGGTGCTGCAGCACAAGCGCGCCAGCATCTCGCTGGTGCAGCGCCACCTGCGCATCGGCTACAACCGCGCCGCGCGGCTGCTCGAGCAGATGGAGCAGGCCGGTCTCGTGTCGCCCATGGGCCACAACGGCAACCGCGACATCCTGGTGCCCAAACGCGACGAATGA
- a CDS encoding leucyl aminopeptidase — MDFKTTTAGSASTATADALLVIVASAEAAAALDLPLADEFARALREGDLDAKPGQVLYAHRLAGVKAARVAFAFAGAGTTRAFRRALVAGLGVLKGGGARTLAVCTAGFGSLDASHGEALAVVASESTYLYRETKPSAPASSRLKTISLLCADKAEAAAVAAGLRTGEALAEGVTLAREWANRPGNHCTPTHLAEQALALARSHGLKVEVLERKDCQKLGMGSFLAVAQGSEQPPKFIVMRWMGGAKADAPLVLVGKGVTFDTGGISLKPAAEMDEMKFDMGGAASVLGTMAAVARLKAKVNLVGIVVATENMPGGRAVKPGDVVTSMSGQTIEILNTDAEGRLILCDALTYAERFKPAAVVDIATLTGACVIALGHHRSGLFSPDDALAAELQAAGDAAFDPAWRLPLDDEYDEALKSHFADMGNVGGRAGGAVTAAMFLKRFAGKLCWAHLDIAGTAWKSGAAKGATGRPVPLLTHFVLGRVR, encoded by the coding sequence ATGGACTTCAAGACAACGACGGCCGGCTCGGCCTCGACGGCCACCGCCGATGCCCTGCTGGTCATCGTGGCGTCGGCCGAAGCCGCTGCGGCGCTCGATCTTCCCCTGGCTGACGAGTTCGCGCGCGCTCTGCGCGAAGGCGACCTCGACGCCAAGCCCGGGCAGGTCTTGTATGCGCACCGGCTGGCCGGCGTGAAGGCCGCGCGCGTGGCTTTCGCCTTCGCCGGTGCGGGTACGACGCGTGCGTTCCGGCGGGCTTTGGTGGCTGGCCTGGGCGTGCTCAAGGGCGGCGGCGCACGTACGCTGGCCGTTTGCACGGCTGGATTCGGATCGCTCGACGCCAGTCACGGCGAGGCACTGGCGGTGGTGGCCTCCGAGTCCACGTACCTTTATCGCGAAACCAAGCCCAGTGCCCCGGCATCCTCGCGCCTGAAGACGATCAGCCTGCTGTGCGCCGACAAGGCCGAGGCCGCCGCTGTGGCCGCGGGCCTGCGCACCGGCGAGGCCCTGGCAGAGGGCGTGACCCTGGCCCGCGAGTGGGCCAATCGCCCCGGCAACCACTGCACCCCCACCCACCTGGCCGAGCAGGCGCTGGCGCTGGCGCGCAGCCACGGTCTGAAGGTCGAGGTGCTGGAGCGCAAGGACTGCCAGAAGCTCGGCATGGGCTCCTTCCTGGCGGTGGCCCAGGGCTCGGAGCAGCCGCCCAAGTTCATCGTCATGCGCTGGATGGGCGGGGCCAAGGCCGACGCGCCGTTGGTGCTGGTCGGCAAGGGCGTCACCTTCGACACCGGCGGCATCAGCCTCAAGCCTGCGGCCGAGATGGACGAGATGAAGTTCGACATGGGTGGCGCGGCCAGCGTGCTCGGCACGATGGCGGCAGTGGCTCGACTCAAGGCCAAGGTCAACCTCGTGGGTATCGTCGTGGCCACCGAAAACATGCCCGGCGGTCGCGCCGTCAAGCCCGGCGATGTTGTCACCAGCATGAGCGGCCAGACCATCGAGATCCTGAACACCGACGCCGAGGGCCGATTGATCCTTTGCGACGCACTCACCTACGCCGAGCGCTTCAAGCCAGCCGCGGTGGTGGACATTGCCACCCTCACCGGAGCCTGCGTGATCGCGCTAGGGCACCACCGCAGCGGGCTGTTCAGCCCCGACGACGCCCTGGCCGCCGAGCTGCAGGCCGCCGGCGACGCGGCCTTCGATCCCGCCTGGCGCTTGCCGCTGGACGACGAGTACGACGAGGCCCTGAAGAGCCACTTCGCCGACATGGGCAACGTCGGCGGCCGCGCCGGCGGCGCCGTGACCGCAGCGATGTTCCTCAAGCGCTTCGCCGGCAAGCTGTGCTGGGCGCACCTCGACATCGCCGGCACCGCCTGGAAGAGCGGCGCAGCCAAGGGCGCGACCGGCCGCCCGGTGCCGCTGTTGACGCACTTCGTGCTCGGCCGCGTGCGCTGA
- a CDS encoding Crp/Fnr family transcriptional regulator, with translation MSMLSNLDLIRRVPLFSMLTADQARAIADSVGKRRFRRGELVVEMGCKSNALFILLNGRARVLTADNRGREVILAVLQSGDYVGEMSLIDNEPHSATVRAEIQTDMLVLARADFVRCLPENSTLAYGVLRGLVKRLRNADRQIESLALLDVYGRVARTLLDMAEDIDGLRIVRHKVSRQDMAKVVGASREMVSRVMKDLEERGVIETQESGSVVIKERLTND, from the coding sequence GTGTCGATGTTGTCCAACCTGGATCTGATCCGGCGAGTCCCGCTGTTCTCGATGCTGACGGCCGATCAGGCCCGGGCGATCGCCGACAGCGTCGGGAAGAGGCGTTTCCGACGGGGCGAACTGGTCGTCGAGATGGGATGCAAGAGCAACGCCCTGTTCATATTGCTCAACGGCCGTGCCCGTGTGCTCACGGCCGACAACCGCGGCCGCGAAGTCATCCTGGCAGTGCTGCAGTCGGGCGACTACGTCGGCGAGATGAGCCTGATCGACAACGAGCCGCATAGCGCGACCGTGCGTGCCGAGATACAGACCGACATGCTGGTGCTCGCCCGCGCCGACTTCGTGCGCTGCCTCCCCGAGAACAGCACGCTTGCCTATGGCGTGCTGCGCGGCTTGGTGAAGCGGCTGCGCAACGCCGACCGGCAGATCGAGAGCCTGGCACTGCTGGACGTTTACGGGCGCGTCGCGCGCACGCTTCTTGACATGGCCGAGGACATCGATGGCCTCAGGATCGTGCGCCACAAAGTCAGCCGTCAGGACATGGCCAAGGTGGTGGGCGCCTCACGCGAGATGGTCAGCCGCGTGATGAAGGATCTCGAGGAGCGCGGCGTGATCGAGACGCAGGAGAGCGGTTCGGTTGTCATCAAGGAACGGCTGACGAACGATTGA
- the lptG gene encoding LPS export ABC transporter permease LptG yields the protein MKTIRALLYRDIVASVLFVALAFLSLFFFVDFVDELESVGQRGRTAWHAGQAALLELPGHLYELLPIAVLIGSIYTLSRLAQTSEFTILRTGGLGPGRALQLLAVLGVAFGIVTFVVGDFIAPWAERQGVQLKARFAGGLAIGGAGAWLKERRDAAAGTTAQGRNVSVNVAATGSGGTLMGVRIFEFDDDGALVRRISAPQARVGNNGSWTLDDAELTRWPSAREPGPLHLTLTRHTTLTWPSTLDERVVAAAVMPVATMSTLELWRYSQHLSDQEQASQNQRIRFWRKALYPLSCLVMIALALPFAYLHARAGGVSLKVFGGIMLGISFVLLNNLTGHVGNLQDWTPWVAAAVPSLAYLLLSMAAFAWLVRYR from the coding sequence ATGAAGACCATACGCGCGCTGCTGTACCGCGACATCGTGGCCTCTGTGCTGTTCGTGGCGCTGGCCTTCCTGTCTCTGTTCTTCTTCGTCGACTTCGTCGACGAGCTCGAGAGCGTGGGCCAGCGCGGCCGGACGGCCTGGCACGCCGGGCAGGCGGCGCTTCTCGAGCTGCCCGGGCACCTGTACGAGCTGCTGCCGATTGCGGTGCTGATCGGCAGCATCTACACGCTGTCGCGACTGGCCCAGACTTCGGAGTTCACGATCCTGCGCACAGGCGGACTCGGGCCTGGGCGGGCCTTGCAACTGCTGGCGGTGCTCGGCGTGGCTTTCGGCATCGTCACCTTCGTCGTCGGGGACTTCATCGCGCCATGGGCGGAACGCCAGGGCGTGCAACTCAAGGCGCGATTCGCAGGCGGGCTGGCGATCGGTGGCGCCGGCGCCTGGCTCAAGGAACGGCGCGACGCCGCGGCCGGAACGACCGCCCAGGGGCGCAACGTCTCGGTCAACGTCGCGGCCACCGGCAGCGGCGGTACGCTGATGGGGGTGCGCATCTTCGAGTTCGACGACGACGGTGCGCTGGTCCGGCGCATCTCCGCGCCGCAGGCCCGCGTGGGGAACAACGGCAGCTGGACGCTGGACGACGCCGAACTCACGCGATGGCCGAGCGCGCGCGAGCCCGGCCCGCTGCATCTGACGCTCACCCGCCACACCACCCTGACCTGGCCCAGCACCCTCGACGAACGCGTTGTGGCTGCTGCTGTGATGCCGGTGGCGACGATGAGCACACTGGAGCTGTGGCGCTACAGCCAGCATCTGAGCGACCAGGAGCAGGCCAGCCAGAACCAGCGCATCCGTTTTTGGCGCAAGGCGCTGTACCCGCTGTCTTGCCTGGTGATGATTGCATTGGCGTTGCCCTTCGCCTACCTGCATGCGCGCGCCGGAGGCGTGAGCCTGAAGGTCTTCGGCGGCATCATGCTGGGGATCAGCTTTGTCCTGCTGAACAATCTCACTGGCCACGTGGGCAACCTCCAGGACTGGACGCCCTGGGTGGCCGCTGCCGTGCCCAGCCTCGCGTACTTGTTGCTGTCGATGGCCGCGTTCGCGTGGCTGGTTCGTTACCGCTGA
- the lptF gene encoding LPS export ABC transporter permease LptF yields MIFDSTIRKELARGFGATLVVILTIVLTNALIRSVGQAASGNVAPQDVVLLLGYVTLGQLPTLLSLSLFVAVVVALSRMYRDSEMIIWFASGVGIGRFVQPVLRTAWPVLLVVALLALFVWPWGNRASLELRERYQQRSDLARVTPGVFQTSSDGNRVFFVERESLDGVNARNVFILTRSGATESVTTARAGRLERDGNDRFLVLERGQRNSVDLDRGGRALARFESYRLLTGERAAHSAEQRSPRTVPTAALLAQPSPRHQAELAWRLGLVLGAGNLMLLGIALAAAQPRRASNWNLLFALLAFVVYYNLINLTQSWVASDRVSLGAALAGLHGGVFALALAMLWWRDHASVTRWPGRRRTVTAP; encoded by the coding sequence ATGATATTCGATTCGACCATCCGCAAGGAGTTGGCCCGGGGCTTCGGAGCCACCCTCGTGGTCATCCTGACCATCGTGCTTACCAACGCGCTGATCCGCTCGGTGGGCCAGGCCGCCAGTGGCAACGTGGCACCGCAGGACGTCGTGCTGCTGCTGGGCTACGTCACACTCGGGCAGTTGCCCACGCTGCTGTCGTTGTCGCTGTTCGTTGCCGTGGTGGTGGCGCTGTCTCGCATGTACCGCGACAGCGAGATGATCATCTGGTTCGCCAGCGGAGTCGGCATAGGCCGCTTCGTGCAGCCCGTGCTGCGCACGGCTTGGCCGGTGTTGCTGGTCGTGGCGCTCCTGGCGCTGTTCGTCTGGCCCTGGGGCAACCGCGCGAGCCTGGAACTGCGCGAGCGGTACCAGCAGCGCAGCGATCTCGCCCGCGTCACGCCTGGCGTGTTCCAGACCTCTTCGGACGGCAACCGCGTGTTCTTCGTTGAACGCGAAAGCCTGGACGGCGTGAACGCGCGCAACGTGTTCATCCTGACGCGCAGCGGCGCCACGGAGTCGGTCACCACGGCCCGTGCCGGGCGGCTCGAGCGTGACGGCAACGACCGCTTCCTGGTGCTCGAACGCGGCCAGCGAAACAGCGTCGACCTCGACCGCGGCGGGCGAGCGCTGGCCCGCTTCGAGAGCTACCGGCTGCTGACCGGCGAGCGCGCCGCGCACTCGGCGGAACAGCGCAGCCCGCGCACCGTACCGACGGCCGCGCTGCTGGCGCAACCCTCCCCACGCCACCAGGCCGAGCTCGCATGGCGCCTCGGCCTCGTGCTGGGTGCAGGCAACCTGATGCTGCTGGGCATCGCGCTGGCGGCTGCCCAGCCTCGGCGGGCCAGCAACTGGAATCTGCTGTTCGCGCTGCTGGCCTTCGTCGTGTACTACAACCTGATCAATCTCACCCAGTCCTGGGTGGCCAGCGACCGCGTCAGTCTCGGCGCCGCGCTGGCCGGCCTGCACGGCGGCGTGTTCGCGCTGGCGCTGGCGATGCTGTGGTGGCGCGACCATGCCAGCGTGACGCGCTGGCCCGGGCGGCGCCGCACGGTGACCGCACCATGA
- a CDS encoding CbiX/SirB N-terminal domain-containing protein, with translation MHPGLILCAHGARDPRWASPFEAVAAAVRAARPGLPVRLAFLEFMAPTLPEAGAELAAAGCTQLTVLPMFLGAGGHVRKDLPLLMSTLSAAHPDLQVSLLPAVGEIDSVVAAMAAAALAQLPQTGVRR, from the coding sequence ATGCACCCCGGATTGATTCTCTGTGCCCACGGCGCGCGGGACCCGCGTTGGGCCTCGCCGTTCGAGGCCGTGGCCGCCGCCGTGCGTGCGGCGCGGCCGGGGCTGCCGGTCCGCCTGGCCTTCCTGGAGTTCATGGCGCCCACGCTCCCCGAAGCGGGCGCCGAGCTGGCCGCGGCCGGCTGCACGCAGCTGACGGTGCTGCCGATGTTCCTCGGCGCCGGTGGCCACGTGCGCAAGGACCTGCCGCTGCTGATGAGCACGTTGAGCGCCGCGCACCCGGACCTGCAGGTGAGCCTGCTGCCCGCGGTGGGCGAGATCGACAGCGTCGTCGCAGCGATGGCCGCCGCCGCGTTGGCGCAGCTCCCACAGACGGGGGTGCGTCGATGA
- the rpmG gene encoding 50S ribosomal protein L33 gives MASKGGREKIKLESTAGTGHFYTTSKNKKTTPEKLEFLKFDPKARKHVLYKEVKLK, from the coding sequence ATGGCCAGCAAAGGCGGACGCGAGAAGATCAAGCTGGAGTCGACGGCCGGCACCGGGCACTTCTACACCACGAGCAAGAACAAGAAGACCACGCCCGAGAAGCTCGAGTTCCTGAAGTTCGACCCCAAAGCGCGCAAACACGTGCTTTACAAGGAAGTGAAGCTGAAGTAA
- the trxB gene encoding thioredoxin-disulfide reductase, whose protein sequence is MPNAPLHARVLILGSGPAGYTAAIYAARANLKPVLVTGIAQGGQLMTTTDVDNWPADVHGVQGPELMQRFLEHAERFDTSLVFDHVNEVDLRQRPFRLKGDSGSYTCDTLIIATGASAKYLGLPSEEAFMGKGVSGCATCDGFFYRGDTVCVVGGGNTAVEEALYLSNIADKVHLVHRRDKFRAEAIMVDKVMAKVAAGKIELHLWHTLDEVLGDDSGVTGVRLKSTRGGAVKDLALKGCFIAIGHQPNTDIFKGQLEMKDGYIVTRTGLDGMATMTSVPGVFAAGDVQDHVYRQAITSAGTGCMAALDAQRFLEQQEA, encoded by the coding sequence ATGCCCAACGCCCCGCTCCACGCCCGCGTCCTGATCCTCGGTTCCGGTCCCGCAGGCTATACCGCCGCCATCTACGCCGCGCGTGCCAACCTCAAACCGGTTCTGGTGACCGGCATCGCGCAGGGCGGCCAGCTGATGACCACCACCGACGTTGACAACTGGCCGGCCGATGTGCACGGCGTGCAGGGTCCCGAGCTGATGCAGCGGTTCCTGGAGCACGCCGAGCGCTTTGACACCAGCCTGGTGTTCGACCATGTCAACGAGGTGGATCTGCGCCAGCGCCCGTTCAGGCTCAAGGGCGACAGCGGCAGCTACACCTGCGACACGCTGATCATCGCCACCGGCGCCAGCGCCAAGTACCTGGGCCTGCCCAGCGAGGAAGCCTTCATGGGCAAGGGCGTGAGCGGCTGCGCCACCTGCGACGGATTCTTCTACCGCGGCGACACCGTGTGCGTCGTCGGCGGCGGGAACACGGCGGTGGAAGAGGCGCTGTACCTGTCCAACATTGCCGACAAGGTGCATCTGGTGCACCGCCGCGACAAGTTCCGCGCCGAGGCCATCATGGTCGACAAGGTCATGGCCAAGGTAGCGGCCGGCAAGATCGAGCTGCACCTGTGGCATACGCTTGACGAGGTGCTGGGCGACGACTCCGGCGTCACCGGCGTGCGCCTGAAGAGCACGCGGGGGGGTGCGGTCAAGGACCTGGCGCTCAAGGGCTGCTTCATCGCGATCGGCCACCAGCCCAACACCGACATCTTCAAGGGCCAGCTCGAGATGAAGGACGGATACATCGTCACCCGGACCGGACTGGACGGCATGGCCACGATGACCAGCGTGCCCGGCGTCTTTGCCGCGGGCGACGTACAGGACCACGTCTACCGCCAGGCCATCACTTCGGCGGGCACAGGCTGCATGGCGGCGCTGGACGCGCAGCGCTTCCTGGAGCAGCAGGAGGCCTAA
- a CDS encoding DNA polymerase III subunit chi gives MPGARGVEVEFHTGLAEPLDHAMRLVRKALRAGSRVCVVSPRWEAMSRQFWSFEAREFLAHARLGVADTVWRRSPLWVVSGFAETRAACDAAPCPGVWVNLGADAPGLLDGCERLIELVSQQPDEVDGGRLRWRAYKERGLRPVVRFDGRATAPGPRSG, from the coding sequence GTGCCGGGAGCGCGTGGCGTGGAGGTGGAGTTCCACACCGGGCTGGCCGAGCCGCTGGACCACGCCATGCGCCTGGTGCGGAAGGCGCTGCGTGCGGGCAGCCGGGTTTGCGTCGTCTCGCCCCGCTGGGAGGCAATGTCGCGCCAGTTCTGGAGCTTCGAAGCCCGCGAGTTCCTGGCGCACGCCAGGCTCGGCGTGGCTGACACCGTGTGGCGGCGCAGCCCACTGTGGGTCGTGTCCGGCTTTGCCGAGACCCGCGCAGCCTGCGACGCCGCGCCATGTCCCGGCGTGTGGGTCAATCTTGGCGCCGATGCGCCTGGGCTCCTGGACGGTTGCGAGCGCCTGATCGAGTTGGTGTCGCAGCAGCCTGACGAAGTCGACGGCGGGCGACTGCGCTGGCGGGCCTACAAGGAGCGAGGGCTGAGGCCGGTGGTGCGCTTCGACGGGCGCGCAACGGCGCCGGGTCCGCGCAGCGGCTAG
- the rpmB gene encoding 50S ribosomal protein L28, whose amino-acid sequence MSRVCQVTGKGPMVGNNVSHANNKTKRRFLPNLQYRRFWVESENRFVRLRVTNAALRLIDKKGIDVVLADLRARGEA is encoded by the coding sequence ATGTCACGCGTCTGCCAAGTCACGGGCAAGGGCCCGATGGTGGGGAACAATGTGTCCCATGCCAACAACAAGACCAAGCGCCGGTTCCTGCCGAACCTGCAGTACCGCCGCTTCTGGGTCGAGAGCGAGAACCGTTTCGTGCGCCTTCGGGTCACGAATGCCGCCCTGCGTCTGATCGACAAGAAGGGCATCGACGTCGTCCTGGCCGACCTGCGCGCGCGCGGCGAAGCCTGA